CGGTGCTGCGGCTGGAAAATGTGCGTGATTATGTCTTGTATGCTTATCATGCCTACAAGTTTTCCATCATCTATCACCGGCACGTGCGAGATGCCTTGCTCCCTGAATAAGCTCAGCGCGGCGCCCACGGTGCGGTTTGCTTCAATGGTATACGGCGCCTTAGTCATTATTTCTTTTATTTTCGTGTTGCCCAATCCGTGGGTTACGGCTCCGTGAATAATGTCTTCATCCGTGATGAATCCTGCGAGTTTGTTTTTTTGAAAAACTGGAAGTTGCCTGACGCCGCTTTGAATCATCAATCTAGCTGCCTTGCTCAGCGACGTAGCAGGGTCAACCTTGGGCGCAGGGCGCATCAGAGATTTTACTTTTACCGCTGCGGGGTCAAGTCCCGACCTTACTATAGACCTTCTCGCGATGACGCCTACGTATTTGCCTTTGTCGCTGACCACCGCCAACACGGGCGGCATCTCCTTCTT
The Candidatus Bathyarchaeota archaeon DNA segment above includes these coding regions:
- a CDS encoding CBS domain-containing protein, producing the protein MANSVSVGDVFSKKFSTVYENDALSKCLELFKKEMPPVLAVVSDKGKYVGVIARRSIVRSGLDPAAVKVKSLMRPAPKVDPATSLSKAARLMIQSGVRQLPVFQKNKLAGFITDEDIIHGAVTHGLGNTKIKEIMTKAPYTIEANRTVGAALSLFREQGISHVPVIDDGKLVGMISIQDIITHIFQPQHR